In Moorella sp. Hama-1, a single genomic region encodes these proteins:
- the rpsC gene encoding 30S ribosomal protein S3: MGQKVHPKGMRLGIIRDWDSRWYAGKEYKALLHEDLKIREFIKKRLYQAGIASVEIERAANRIKVIVNTAKPGIVIGRGGAEVEALRRDLEQLTGKQVNLNISEIKKPELNAQLVAENVATQLEKRIAFRRAMKQAVGRAMRLGAQGIRIACGGRLAGAEIARTEWYSEGKVPLHTLRADIDYGFAEANTTYGKIGVKVWIYKGEVLPERARVQEGGKK; encoded by the coding sequence GTGGGTCAAAAAGTACACCCCAAGGGTATGCGCCTGGGGATTATCCGCGATTGGGACTCCCGCTGGTACGCTGGCAAAGAATATAAAGCGTTACTCCACGAAGACCTCAAAATCCGCGAGTTTATCAAGAAGCGCCTCTACCAGGCGGGCATTGCCAGTGTGGAGATTGAGCGGGCGGCCAATCGGATTAAAGTCATTGTCAACACTGCCAAACCGGGGATTGTCATCGGTCGCGGCGGCGCCGAAGTTGAAGCCCTGCGCCGGGACCTGGAGCAGCTAACCGGTAAACAAGTTAATTTAAATATCTCTGAGATCAAAAAGCCCGAGCTCAATGCCCAGCTGGTGGCGGAAAACGTGGCCACCCAGCTGGAAAAGAGAATCGCCTTCCGGCGGGCCATGAAGCAGGCTGTAGGCCGGGCTATGCGCCTGGGAGCCCAGGGGATCCGGATTGCCTGCGGCGGCCGCCTGGCCGGGGCGGAGATCGCCCGCACGGAGTGGTACAGCGAAGGCAAGGTTCCCCTCCATACCCTGCGGGCCGATATCGACTACGGCTTTGCCGAGGCCAATACCACCTACGGCAAAATCGGGGTTAAAGTTTGGATTTATAAAGGTGAAGTCCTGCCTGAACGGGCCCGGGTCCAGGAAGGGGGCAAAAAATAA
- the rplV gene encoding 50S ribosomal protein L22 — MEAKAVARYIRISPRRVRQVIDLIRGKGVREAEAILMVTPKRGSRAVAKVLQSAVANAEHNYDLDASDLVVSRAYVDEGPTLKRYQPRAMGRANVRRKRSSHITIVVGEKED; from the coding sequence GTGGAAGCTAAAGCAGTGGCCAGGTATATCCGGATTTCCCCGCGCCGGGTGCGCCAGGTAATCGACCTGATCCGTGGCAAAGGGGTGCGGGAAGCCGAAGCCATTTTAATGGTGACACCCAAAAGGGGCAGCCGGGCCGTGGCCAAAGTTTTGCAATCGGCCGTAGCCAATGCCGAACACAACTATGACCTGGATGCCAGCGACCTGGTGGTCAGCCGCGCTTACGTGGATGAGGGGCCAACCCTGAAACGCTACCAGCCGCGGGCCATGGGCCGGGCCAATGTCCGGCGGAAACGCTCCAGCCATATAACTATAGTGGTCGGGGAAAAGGAGGACTGA
- the rpsS gene encoding 30S ribosomal protein S19, which produces MGRSLKKGPYCEERLLKKVITMNDKGEKRVIKTWSRRSTIFPEMVGHTIAVHDGRKHVPIYITEDMVGHKLGEFAPTRMFRGHGAHTERSTALK; this is translated from the coding sequence ATGGGCCGGTCCCTGAAGAAAGGACCGTATTGTGAAGAAAGGCTCCTGAAAAAGGTCATCACCATGAACGACAAGGGCGAGAAAAGGGTAATCAAAACCTGGTCCCGCCGTTCGACCATCTTTCCCGAAATGGTGGGGCATACCATTGCCGTTCACGATGGCCGCAAGCACGTACCGATTTATATTACCGAAGATATGGTCGGCCACAAGCTGGGTGAATTTGCTCCCACCCGTATGTTCCGGGGGCATGGCGCCCATACGGAGCGCTCCACGGCGCTGAAGTAA
- the rplB gene encoding 50S ribosomal protein L2 yields the protein MAIKKFKPTSPGRRQMTVSAFAEITTADPYKPLLAPLKKSGGRNSQGRLSVRHQGGGHKRLYRIIDFKRDKDGIPGRVATIEYDPNRSANIALVSYADGEKRYILAPANLKVGDQVISGPQADIKVGNALPLSQIPVGTMVHNVELKPGKGGQMVRSAGAGAQLMAKEGGYALLRLPSGEVRKVQESCRATVGQVGNLDWENISIGKAGRKRWLGIRPTVRGVVMNPVDHPHGGGEGRAPVGRKHPVTPWGKPAMGAKTRKKRKPSDKLIVKPRNK from the coding sequence ATGGCCATTAAGAAATTTAAACCGACTTCCCCCGGCCGGCGGCAGATGACGGTTTCAGCCTTCGCGGAGATCACAACGGCGGATCCCTACAAGCCCTTGCTGGCACCGCTAAAAAAGTCGGGGGGCCGCAATAGTCAGGGCCGCCTGAGTGTGCGCCACCAGGGCGGGGGCCACAAGCGTCTCTACCGGATAATTGACTTTAAGCGCGACAAAGACGGCATTCCCGGCCGCGTGGCAACTATTGAATACGATCCTAATCGTTCTGCCAACATTGCCCTGGTCAGTTATGCCGATGGGGAAAAGCGTTACATTCTGGCCCCGGCGAATCTCAAGGTAGGGGACCAGGTAATCAGCGGTCCCCAGGCCGATATCAAGGTAGGTAATGCCCTACCCCTGAGCCAGATACCAGTTGGTACTATGGTCCATAATGTGGAACTCAAACCGGGTAAGGGCGGGCAGATGGTCCGTTCGGCCGGGGCTGGCGCCCAGTTAATGGCCAAGGAGGGCGGCTATGCTCTACTGCGCTTGCCCTCCGGCGAGGTGCGCAAGGTCCAGGAGAGTTGCCGGGCGACGGTAGGCCAGGTGGGTAACCTCGACTGGGAGAATATCAGCATCGGCAAGGCCGGTCGTAAGCGCTGGCTGGGTATCCGGCCCACAGTCCGCGGCGTGGTTATGAACCCCGTTGACCACCCCCATGGTGGCGGTGAGGGCCGGGCGCCGGTGGGACGCAAGCACCCGGTTACCCCCTGGGGCAAACCGGCCATGGGCGCCAAGACCCGCAAGAAACGAAAGCCTTCCGATAAACTAATCGTCAAGCCACGCAATAAATAA
- the rplW gene encoding 50S ribosomal protein L23, whose protein sequence is MRAPDEIIIRPLVTEKSTGLMADNKYTFLVAPGANKIEIKHAIEKLFNVKVLKVNTLVDRGKLRRVGRFQGRQSDRKKAIVTLRPGDKIQVFEGLE, encoded by the coding sequence CCCTGGTGACGGAAAAATCCACCGGCCTCATGGCCGACAATAAATACACCTTTTTAGTCGCTCCCGGTGCCAATAAGATCGAGATCAAGCACGCCATCGAAAAGCTCTTTAACGTCAAGGTCCTAAAGGTAAACACCCTGGTCGATCGGGGCAAGCTGCGCCGGGTGGGCCGTTTCCAGGGTCGCCAATCCGACCGCAAAAAAGCCATAGTCACCTTGCGGCCTGGCGATAAAATCCAGGTCTTCGAAGGCTTGGAGTAG